The window TCTCCGAACCGTAAAAGCACATGGGACGCATGTAGGCGCTTTGCAGGTTGTTCTGACGCACCACGTCGAGCTGGGCCTGGGAGAGGGTGTCCTGATCGTAGGGAATCTTCATGCCCAGGATCTTGGCGGAGTTGAACAGGCGATGGGTGTGATCGGACAGACGGAAAACGGCCGTACCCTGCTCCGCTGCGTAGGCGCGTACCCCTTCGAATACGCCCATGCCGTAATGCAGCGTATGAGAGAGGACGTGCACCTTGGCTTCACGCCAGGGCACCATTTCGCCGTCCAGCCAGATCAGGCCATCTCGGTCAGCCATCGACATCTTGCTCAACTCCTAACTATGTAAGGATCGGTCAGTGACGCTCTGAATAATTTCTTCCTGAAATTCTCAGAGCACGGCGAGCCCGGTATTTACCCGCCCCCGCCTCCGACGAATCAAATACATACGTGTTTGATTCGCGTGCGGCACATCCCTGCACCGGCTACGGCGCTTCCATCCAGCGCCGCCAGTAGTCGCGCACCAGGGCACGATCATCGGCATATTCCGCCTCGTCCACCACGGTCTCGTGTTCCTGCAGGGCCAGGGCATGGGTGCGGTTGCGCAGGGCACGATAGGCGTCGGCCAGGGCCTGCGCGTCATCCGGGGTCATCAGCCCGCACTGGGCCAGCCCGCCGAGAATGCGCACGTTATCGGAAAACTCCGTGAGCTCCGGATGCGCGTGGGCATGGGCGAGAACCATATATTGCACCATAAATTCGATGTCCGCGATACCGCCCGGGTCTTTCTTGAGGTTGAATTGCCCCGTCTGCCTGCTGCCCAGCTCGCGCCACATGCGCTCGCGCATATCGCGCACGTCCCGGCGCAGCTTTTCGGGGTCCCGCGCCTGGGTGAGCACCTCGTGGCGAATACGGGTGAACGCTTCCTCCAGGGCCCGGCTGCCGGTGATGAAACGGGCGCGCACCAGGGCCTGATGCTCCCACGTCCAGGCGTTGCGTTTCTGGTATTCCCCGAAGGCCTGCAGGCTGCTGACCATCAGCCCCTTGCCGCCGTCCGGCCGCAGCCGGGTATCGACCTCGTAGAGAATGCCCTGTGCGGTGTGGGCGGTGAGCATATGGATGAAACGCTGCGCCAGGCGGGCATAGAACACGGCGTTGTCGACCGTCTGCGGACCACCGGTTTCCTGGCGCGCCCCGGCGCTGTCGTGCAGGAACACCAGATCCAGGTCGGAGCCATAGCCGATCTCCAGCCCGCCCAGCTTGCCGTAGCCGATCACCGCGAAACCCGGGGCATAGGGCTTGCCGTCGATCTCGCAGCGGGGTTCACCGTGCTTGTGCGCCAGGGCGTCCCAGACGTAGCCACGCACCTTGTCGAGCACTGCCTCGGCGATCCAGGTGAGCTGATCGCTGATCCGCATCAGGGCCAGACGCTGCATCACGTCCGCCGCGGCCACCTTGAGCACCTGAGTCTGCTTGAAATGACGCAGCCGGTCCATGACCTGTTCCAGATCATCCGGATCGATCTGCACCAGATCGTCCTCCAGCAGCGCGACCAGTTCGTCGCGGCTGGGCGGCTCGTACAGGCTGCGCGCGTCCAGCAGCTCATCGAGCAGAATCGGGTGCTGGGTCAGCAGACGCGCGATCCAGGGACTGGCCGCGCACAGCCGCACCAGCTGCGACAGCGCCATCGGATTCTCGACCATCAGCGCCAGATACACCGAACGCCGCGCCACCGACTGCACCAGTTCCAGACCGCGCTGCAGGGCGAGATCCGGCGCCGCGGTTTCCGCCGACGCGCCGATCATCAGCGGCATCAGCCGGTCCAGCCGTTCCCGCCCGGTCGGGGTGAGCGACTGGATGGCGCGGCTGTCGCGCAGGGCGCGCAGTCGTTCATATAAGGTGGCGGCCGCTTCATAGCCCATGGAGGCCAGCAGCTTTTCGGATTCCGCCTCCGGCATTCCCTGCCGCCACAGGTCCGCGAGCTGGCCGTGGAGATGATCGCCGTCTTCCCCGCCATCCTCCATCTGCGGGGAAACGAAGATCTGATCGAAATTCTCGTGCACGCGCCGCATGTGACCCTTGAGCGTCTTGGCGAACTGAGCCCAGTCGTCGAAGCCCATGGAAAGGGCGAGCGCCGCCCGTCCCTGTTCCTCCTGCGGCAGGGCATGGGTCTGCTGGTCGCCCGCCATCTGCAGCCGGTTTTCGGTGCGACGCAGGAACGCGTAGGCCGTCAGCAGCTGTTCCACGGCGTACTCGGGCACCAGTTCGAGCCTGGCCAGGGCTTGCAACACCGGCTGGATACCGCGTTTGCGCAGGGCGCGTTCGCGCCCGCCGCGTATCAGCTGGAAAGCCTGACCGATGAATTCCACTTCGCGAATCCCGCCCGGGCCGAGTTTGACGTTGTCGCGCAGGCCCTTGCGTTCGGTTTCGCGGTTGATCAGCACCTTCATCTCGCGCAGCGATTCGAAGGCGCCGAAATCCAGATAACGCCGGTAGACGAACGGACCCAGGCGGTCGAGCAGCTCGCGCCCCGAGGCGCGGTCGCCCGCGATCACCCGCGCCTTGATCATGGCGTAACGTTCCCACTCCCGGCCGTGCGCCTGGTAATAATCCTCCAGCGCATCGAAGTGCATGACCAGCGGACCGGGGTCGCCGAACGGGCGCAGACGCATGTCCACCCGGTAGACGAAACCGTCGGCGGTATGTTCGTTGAGCGCCCGGATCAGGCGCTGGCCGAGCCGGATAAAGAACTGCTGGTTGTCGAGCTGACGCACCCCGTCGGTGTAACCCGGCCTGGGGTAGCCGAAGATCAGATCGATGTCGGAGGAAAAATTGAGCTCTTCGCCGCCCAGCTTGCCCATGCCGAGCACGACCAGTTGCTGGGGCTCCCCCGACTTGCTGCGCGGCGTGCCGTAACGCCGGCAATGATCCGCATACAACCACTCCAGCGCGGCATCGGTGCACGCCTCGGCCAGGTGGCTCAGGTCGCACAGGGTCTCCTGCAAATCCGCGCTCCCGTCCAGATCGCGCCAGGCGATGCGCAGCATCTCGCGGTGCCGGAAATGGCGCAGCGCACCGAGCAGCCCCGCCTCGTCCCCGACCCCGCGCAGCGCCGTCCTGGCGCGCGCCGGGAAATCCTCGCAGCCGTACGTGCGACGCAGATCGCCGCTGCCCAGCAGATCGGCCAGCAGCTCGGGATACCGCGTGCAGGTCTGCGCCGCGAAATCGCTCACCGCCCAGACCAGCGGCAGCGAGTCCGGTAGCGCGGGCAGGTCGATGCCCGCCTCCGCGACGGCCTGTTCGAAGCGCTCCCAGTGATGCAAAAAACCCTGGCGCAGGCTCTCGGGCAGGCGGTGATCGGGCAGTGGAATGGCGGGTTCGCTCATATTGGCGGCGGTGTGTAAACGGACATGGCACACCATCCTACAACATAGATGAACATCATCCCGATAAGTCCCGGCACGCCCGCCAGAACAACAATAATATTTATTAGGCAGCGAAAGCGGTTGAACTTGCCCCCGGAATTACCCTATGGTTTCAATCAATTATAAATAGCGGATTTGACACACTAATCTGGTCAAATCCCAAGCAATCGGGCTTCAACAAGGGCAGCAAATGCCCACAACAACGAACCGCCGGGGATACGATGACGTATCGATGCCGCAGGTCCGTGCCGGCCGCTGCCGCGCTAACGATGGAGAAATCCCATGTCTAGAT is drawn from Gammaproteobacteria bacterium and contains these coding sequences:
- the glnE gene encoding bifunctional [glutamate--ammonia ligase]-adenylyl-L-tyrosine phosphorylase/[glutamate--ammonia-ligase] adenylyltransferase; translation: MSEPAIPLPDHRLPESLRQGFLHHWERFEQAVAEAGIDLPALPDSLPLVWAVSDFAAQTCTRYPELLADLLGSGDLRRTYGCEDFPARARTALRGVGDEAGLLGALRHFRHREMLRIAWRDLDGSADLQETLCDLSHLAEACTDAALEWLYADHCRRYGTPRSKSGEPQQLVVLGMGKLGGEELNFSSDIDLIFGYPRPGYTDGVRQLDNQQFFIRLGQRLIRALNEHTADGFVYRVDMRLRPFGDPGPLVMHFDALEDYYQAHGREWERYAMIKARVIAGDRASGRELLDRLGPFVYRRYLDFGAFESLREMKVLINRETERKGLRDNVKLGPGGIREVEFIGQAFQLIRGGRERALRKRGIQPVLQALARLELVPEYAVEQLLTAYAFLRRTENRLQMAGDQQTHALPQEEQGRAALALSMGFDDWAQFAKTLKGHMRRVHENFDQIFVSPQMEDGGEDGDHLHGQLADLWRQGMPEAESEKLLASMGYEAAATLYERLRALRDSRAIQSLTPTGRERLDRLMPLMIGASAETAAPDLALQRGLELVQSVARRSVYLALMVENPMALSQLVRLCAASPWIARLLTQHPILLDELLDARSLYEPPSRDELVALLEDDLVQIDPDDLEQVMDRLRHFKQTQVLKVAAADVMQRLALMRISDQLTWIAEAVLDKVRGYVWDALAHKHGEPRCEIDGKPYAPGFAVIGYGKLGGLEIGYGSDLDLVFLHDSAGARQETGGPQTVDNAVFYARLAQRFIHMLTAHTAQGILYEVDTRLRPDGGKGLMVSSLQAFGEYQKRNAWTWEHQALVRARFITGSRALEEAFTRIRHEVLTQARDPEKLRRDVRDMRERMWRELGSRQTGQFNLKKDPGGIADIEFMVQYMVLAHAHAHPELTEFSDNVRILGGLAQCGLMTPDDAQALADAYRALRNRTHALALQEHETVVDEAEYADDRALVRDYWRRWMEAP